In one window of Chryseobacterium sp. JV274 DNA:
- the cphA gene encoding cyanophycin synthetase: MKIEKIQALRGPNIWSIRRKKLIQMRLDLEEMENYPTNKIEGFRERIEKLIPSLITHRCSEGVEGGFFHRVETGTWMGHVIEHIALEIQTLAGMDVGFGRTRETKTPGVYNVVFNYIEENAGIYAAEEAMKIAEALIEGKNYDLNTCIHKLKEIRERVRLGPSTGSIVEEAASRRIPWIRLGTNSLVQLGYGVNQQRFQATITGKTSSIAVDIACNKELTKRMLHDAAIPVPIGDLVVDEEGLNAVIRKIGYPIVLKPLDGNHGKGSSINVNEWESAKIGLEHAQKYSRKVIVEKYITGYDFRILVINNKMVAAARRVPAHVVGDGELNLQQLIEKENKDPRRGYGHENVLTEIEVDKDTLELLEKLQYTLETIPQRGEVVYLKSTANLSTGGTSIDVTDMVHPENITMAERISKIIGLDVCGIDVMAENLTQPLKESGGAIIEVNAAPGFRMHLAPSEGLPRNVAAPVVDMLYPQGKPFTIPIIAVTGTNGKTTTTRLISHIVKSNGYRVGFTTSDGIYIQNTMLSKGDTTGPLSAEFILKDPTVEFAVLETARGGILRSGLGFSQCDIGVLTNIEEDHLGMNDVHSLRDLTKVKRVVMDSVKKSGWSVLNADNIYSMKIVNDLDSNVAIFSMDENNPHIVKFAKEGKITCVYEEGFVTIKKGDWKIRIGKAKDFPITMEGKARFMIENVLAASLASYLYGFGIEDISNSLRTFIPSAQLTPGRLNVFKFKNFKVLIDFAHNPSGYEAIEDYLKNVESTKKIGIISGVGDRRDNDIRECGKIAGRMFDYIIIRNEKHLRGRTEDEINGLIIDGINAAGRDVSYEIIPKEIEALKHAMGMAEEGTFITALSDVISNAIDLVQEYQAKELLEDNKNI; encoded by the coding sequence ATGAAAATCGAAAAGATTCAGGCACTACGCGGTCCAAACATCTGGAGCATCAGAAGAAAGAAGCTGATACAGATGAGGTTAGACTTAGAAGAAATGGAGAATTATCCTACCAATAAAATCGAAGGATTCAGGGAAAGGATTGAAAAATTAATACCCTCATTGATTACCCATCGATGCTCGGAAGGAGTGGAAGGTGGTTTTTTTCATAGAGTGGAAACAGGAACCTGGATGGGGCATGTTATAGAGCATATCGCTTTGGAAATACAGACCCTGGCAGGAATGGATGTGGGGTTTGGAAGAACCCGGGAAACAAAAACTCCTGGAGTGTATAATGTGGTTTTCAATTATATTGAAGAAAATGCGGGAATCTACGCTGCTGAAGAAGCTATGAAGATTGCAGAAGCCCTGATAGAAGGGAAGAATTATGATTTAAATACCTGTATTCATAAATTAAAAGAAATCCGAGAACGTGTCCGTCTTGGGCCTTCTACAGGAAGTATTGTAGAAGAAGCTGCTTCCAGAAGAATTCCTTGGATCAGATTGGGAACAAATTCTCTGGTACAGCTAGGTTATGGCGTAAATCAGCAAAGATTTCAGGCTACCATTACCGGAAAAACAAGTTCCATTGCCGTTGATATTGCATGTAATAAAGAATTAACCAAAAGAATGCTTCATGACGCTGCTATTCCGGTGCCGATTGGTGATTTGGTTGTAGACGAAGAAGGATTAAACGCGGTGATCAGAAAAATTGGTTATCCGATTGTTTTAAAACCTTTGGATGGAAATCATGGAAAAGGTTCTTCCATTAATGTCAACGAATGGGAATCTGCTAAAATAGGCCTGGAACATGCCCAAAAATATTCCAGAAAAGTAATTGTTGAAAAATATATCACAGGTTACGATTTTCGTATACTGGTGATTAATAATAAGATGGTGGCGGCAGCAAGAAGAGTTCCTGCTCATGTTGTAGGAGACGGTGAACTGAATCTTCAGCAGCTTATTGAAAAAGAAAACAAAGACCCAAGAAGAGGTTATGGTCATGAAAATGTCCTTACTGAGATTGAAGTAGATAAAGATACACTGGAACTTCTTGAAAAGCTTCAATATACGCTGGAAACCATTCCTCAAAGGGGAGAAGTGGTCTATCTGAAATCAACGGCGAATCTTTCAACCGGAGGAACATCCATTGATGTAACAGATATGGTGCATCCGGAAAATATCACAATGGCGGAAAGAATTTCCAAAATTATCGGATTGGATGTATGCGGTATTGATGTGATGGCGGAGAATTTAACTCAGCCTTTAAAAGAAAGTGGCGGAGCTATTATTGAAGTCAATGCAGCTCCTGGGTTCAGAATGCACCTGGCTCCAAGTGAAGGACTGCCAAGAAATGTTGCCGCACCGGTGGTAGATATGCTTTATCCGCAAGGGAAACCTTTTACCATTCCAATTATTGCCGTGACAGGAACTAACGGGAAAACAACAACTACAAGACTTATTTCACATATTGTAAAAAGCAATGGATACAGAGTAGGATTCACAACGTCGGACGGAATTTACATTCAAAATACGATGTTGTCAAAAGGAGATACAACAGGTCCGCTTTCTGCAGAATTTATCTTGAAAGACCCAACCGTAGAATTTGCAGTACTGGAAACTGCCAGAGGAGGAATTTTACGTTCCGGACTTGGCTTTTCACAATGTGATATCGGGGTTCTTACCAATATTGAGGAAGATCATCTGGGAATGAATGATGTTCACAGCTTAAGAGATCTTACCAAAGTAAAACGTGTCGTAATGGACAGTGTTAAGAAGAGTGGCTGGAGTGTACTGAATGCCGATAACATATATTCTATGAAGATCGTGAATGACCTTGATTCTAATGTGGCAATCTTCAGTATGGATGAAAATAACCCTCATATTGTAAAATTTGCGAAAGAAGGAAAGATCACCTGCGTGTATGAAGAAGGATTCGTCACTATTAAAAAAGGAGACTGGAAGATCAGAATAGGAAAAGCAAAAGATTTCCCGATTACGATGGAAGGAAAAGCCCGATTTATGATTGAAAACGTATTGGCGGCTAGTTTGGCAAGTTATCTTTATGGGTTTGGAATTGAAGATATCTCTAATTCTTTGAGAACTTTTATTCCAAGTGCTCAGCTTACGCCGGGAAGATTGAATGTCTTTAAATTTAAAAACTTTAAAGTACTGATCGATTTTGCTCATAATCCTTCAGGATACGAAGCCATTGAAGATTATCTTAAAAATGTAGAGTCTACAAAGAAAATTGGAATTATATCCGGTGTTGGAGACAGAAGAGATAACGATATCAGAGAATGCGGAAAGATTGCGGGAAGAATGTTTGATTATATTATCATCCGGAATGAAAAACATCTTCGAGGAAGAACGGAAGATGAAATTAACGGGTTGATTATTGATGGTATTAATGCTGCAGGCAGAGATGTCAGCTATGAGATTATCCCTAAAGAAATCGAAGCATTAAAACATGCTATGGGAATGGCTGAAGAAGGAACGTTTATCACAGCTTTAAGTGATGTTATTTCCAATGCTATTGATTTGGTACAGGAATACCAGGCCAAAGAGTTGCTGGAAGACAATAAGAATATTTAG
- a CDS encoding isoaspartyl peptidase/L-asparaginase: MKLIIHGGFFSESDQSHEVKTAKQDSLKEIAQKAFDYLKTHSAFDTAAYAVSLLEDDPLYNAGIGSQIQSDGVIRMSAAIMNGETQKLSGVINIQDVKNPVFVAKDLIGEDDRVLGGHGAKIYATEHGFENFSTEIPQRRSEYEAKLANGGKGTVGCVAIDQDGKLAVATSTGGKGFEIPGRISDSATVAGNYANAFCAVSCTGVGEDIVSNATATKIVTRVTDGMSLQQAFIKTFDELKAIDGFAGAIAIDKDGNIFHQDSYPTMVFASFDGENFEVFS, translated from the coding sequence ATGAAGCTCATTATCCACGGAGGTTTTTTCTCAGAAAGCGACCAAAGCCATGAAGTAAAAACTGCAAAACAGGATTCTTTAAAAGAGATTGCCCAAAAAGCATTTGATTATCTTAAGACCCATTCGGCTTTTGATACTGCTGCTTATGCTGTATCATTATTGGAAGACGATCCACTGTACAATGCAGGAATCGGTTCTCAGATCCAGAGCGATGGTGTTATCCGTATGAGTGCTGCTATTATGAATGGAGAAACTCAAAAGCTAAGCGGAGTCATCAATATCCAGGATGTGAAGAATCCTGTTTTTGTGGCCAAAGATCTTATTGGAGAAGATGACCGGGTTTTGGGAGGTCACGGTGCGAAAATCTATGCTACGGAACATGGTTTTGAGAATTTTTCTACAGAGATTCCTCAGAGAAGAAGTGAGTATGAAGCCAAATTGGCCAATGGAGGTAAAGGAACGGTAGGCTGTGTAGCGATTGATCAAGACGGAAAGCTGGCTGTTGCTACATCTACAGGCGGAAAAGGTTTTGAGATTCCGGGAAGGATTTCAGATTCTGCCACAGTGGCAGGAAATTATGCCAATGCTTTTTGTGCGGTAAGTTGTACTGGTGTTGGAGAAGATATTGTAAGCAATGCTACTGCCACAAAAATTGTAACAAGGGTTACAGATGGAATGAGTCTTCAGCAGGCATTTATCAAAACATTTGATGAGCTTAAAGCCATAGATGGGTTTGCAGGTGCTATTGCCATTGATAAGGATGGAAATATCTTTCATCAGGATTCCTATCCTACTATGGTTTTCGCCAGTTTTGATGGTGAAAATTTTGAAGTCTTCTCTTAA
- a CDS encoding carboxylate-amine ligase has product MHHQFTIGIEEEYQIIDVESRDLVSHVSKIIEGGKAVLSENLKHEMHESMIEMETGICQNIQEARAELTNLRRHLINIAHEQGLRVSGGGTHPFSHWSDNNITQGERYIKIVDDMGDVARENLIFGLHVHIGIPNREEGVRIQNVMRYFLPHVYALSTNSPFWIGRYTGFKSYRQEIFVKFPRTGIPSYFNSLAEFDSYVDLLVKTGTIDNAKKIWWDLRVHPFYPTIEFRICDMPLRIDETVCLAAIMQCLVAKIYKLHQQNLSFRSYRRLLLNENKWRASKSGIEAHLIDFGKEESVPYPHLLKELLEFIDDVVDDLGCRHEVEYAWKILENGTGADRQLQIFKETGDLTKVVDYMISETEYGITHGETAS; this is encoded by the coding sequence ATGCATCATCAGTTTACTATTGGAATTGAAGAAGAATATCAGATCATTGATGTAGAAAGCAGAGATCTGGTTTCTCACGTTTCAAAAATCATCGAAGGCGGCAAAGCGGTTTTAAGTGAAAATTTAAAACACGAAATGCACGAATCTATGATTGAAATGGAAACAGGGATCTGCCAGAATATTCAGGAAGCCAGAGCAGAATTGACGAATTTAAGACGTCATCTTATCAACATCGCTCATGAACAGGGGCTGCGCGTTTCCGGAGGAGGTACTCACCCATTCTCTCATTGGTCAGATAACAATATCACACAGGGAGAAAGATACATCAAAATCGTGGACGACATGGGAGATGTAGCCCGTGAAAACCTTATTTTCGGACTGCATGTCCACATTGGAATTCCTAATCGTGAAGAAGGGGTAAGAATTCAGAATGTAATGCGTTACTTTCTTCCTCACGTGTATGCTCTTTCTACCAATTCGCCATTCTGGATTGGAAGATACACCGGATTTAAATCTTACAGACAGGAAATCTTTGTGAAATTCCCGAGAACCGGTATCCCAAGTTATTTTAACTCTCTGGCAGAATTCGACAGTTATGTAGATCTTCTTGTGAAAACAGGAACCATCGACAATGCCAAGAAAATATGGTGGGATTTACGTGTTCATCCGTTCTACCCTACGATTGAATTCAGAATTTGTGATATGCCACTGAGAATTGATGAAACGGTATGTCTTGCTGCCATTATGCAATGCCTTGTTGCTAAAATCTATAAACTTCATCAGCAAAATCTGAGCTTCAGAAGTTATAGAAGACTGCTGTTGAACGAAAATAAATGGCGTGCTTCCAAAAGCGGTATTGAAGCCCATCTGATCGATTTCGGAAAAGAAGAATCTGTTCCTTATCCTCATTTATTGAAAGAACTTTTAGAGTTTATTGATGATGTGGTAGACGATTTGGGATGCCGCCATGAAGTGGAATATGCCTGGAAAATTCTGGAAAACGGAACCGGCGCAGACAGGCAGCTTCAGATCTTTAAGGAAACAGGGGATCTCACGAAAGTTGTTGATTATATGATCTCTGAAACAGAGTATGGCATAACACATGGTGAAACTGCTTCATAA
- a CDS encoding YtxH domain-containing protein, whose translation MGNKGKGLLALLGLGALAYWKYKNSSPEDQQAVKDKINTAKDNLNKWGNDLKNKANDVASQVQNKVDEVKTKAEDSVS comes from the coding sequence ATGGGAAACAAAGGAAAAGGTTTATTAGCTTTATTAGGTTTAGGTGCATTAGCTTATTGGAAATATAAGAATTCAAGCCCTGAAGATCAACAAGCAGTAAAAGATAAAATCAATACAGCAAAAGATAATCTTAACAAATGGGGAAATGACCTTAAAAACAAAGCCAATGATGTTGCTTCTCAGGTTCAGAATAAAGTGGACGAAGTAAAAACAAAGGCTGAAGATTCTGTAAGCTAA
- a CDS encoding cyanophycinase encodes MTKPVGKLIVIGGAVNKGSFAETDYDQNIEKNLNFFERGILRKIINESKLKEDSVIEIVTTASQIPQIVGSEYKKAFEFLGAKNVNVLDIHNREEANSDAMVARANAADVMMFTGGDQLRLTSILGGTRFHDTILLKYQEQDFIYSGTSAGAAAASENMIYQGSSSEALLKGEIKTTQGLGLIDNVIIDTHFVQRGRIGRLFQAVVNNPRTLGIGLGEDTGLFIHNDVMTAVGSGLVILVDGRFIKDTNLTNINLGEPISIDNLTVHVMSMNDHYDLTTKKLTIENSQFNPIPQDK; translated from the coding sequence ATGACGAAGCCTGTTGGAAAATTAATAGTTATCGGAGGAGCTGTAAACAAAGGAAGTTTTGCAGAAACCGATTATGATCAGAATATCGAAAAGAATCTTAATTTTTTTGAACGTGGGATCTTAAGGAAGATCATCAACGAATCAAAACTCAAGGAAGATTCTGTTATTGAAATTGTAACAACCGCCTCTCAAATACCTCAGATCGTAGGTTCTGAATACAAAAAGGCATTTGAATTTCTGGGTGCTAAAAATGTAAATGTTCTGGATATTCACAACCGTGAAGAAGCCAACTCTGATGCGATGGTAGCAAGAGCCAATGCTGCTGATGTCATGATGTTTACCGGAGGAGATCAGTTGAGACTGACTTCTATTCTTGGAGGAACAAGATTTCATGATACAATTCTATTAAAATATCAGGAACAGGATTTCATCTATTCCGGAACTTCTGCGGGAGCTGCAGCGGCATCCGAGAATATGATCTACCAGGGAAGCAGTTCTGAAGCACTTTTAAAAGGAGAAATCAAAACCACCCAGGGATTAGGTTTGATTGATAATGTTATTATTGATACACACTTTGTACAGCGTGGCAGAATCGGTCGTCTTTTCCAGGCCGTAGTCAACAATCCGAGAACACTGGGAATAGGACTTGGAGAAGATACAGGGCTTTTCATCCATAATGATGTGATGACAGCTGTAGGTTCAGGTCTTGTAATTCTGGTAGACGGAAGATTTATTAAAGATACCAATCTTACGAATATCAATCTTGGTGAGCCTATTTCTATTGATAATTTAACGGTACATGTTATGTCTATGAATGATCACTATGATCTTACCACGAAGAAATTAACTATTGAGAATTCTCAGTTTAATCCGATACCGCAGGATAAATAA
- a CDS encoding type 1 glutamine amidotransferase produces the protein MKDIRIALLDMNNNHVNQGFRNIKEISEAFQQNSEENVVIKTFDVRFKDEMPEIGDFDIFISSGGPGNPHREGFAWEDRFAHFLDSVFEHNKYSEDKKYLFLICHSFQLASIHWNLGNICKRKSYSFGVMPVHKTDEGKEEFLFKNLQDPFYAVDSRAYQFIEPDHDRFEELGMTIMAIEKFRPHINLERAVMAVRFSEEIFGTQFHPEANPESLIENLKDEKNREAMIENFGMEKYLETIDRIDDEDKIILTRHQILPRFLQFAKKNILKEAETLA, from the coding sequence ATGAAAGATATTCGAATTGCTCTGCTGGACATGAACAACAATCATGTGAATCAAGGTTTTAGAAACATTAAAGAAATTTCTGAAGCATTTCAGCAGAACTCTGAAGAAAATGTTGTCATCAAGACATTTGATGTGAGATTTAAAGATGAAATGCCGGAGATCGGAGATTTTGATATTTTCATTTCTTCAGGCGGTCCTGGAAATCCACATCGTGAAGGTTTTGCCTGGGAAGACAGATTTGCCCATTTTTTAGATTCTGTTTTTGAGCATAATAAATATAGTGAAGATAAAAAATACCTTTTCCTTATCTGCCATTCATTCCAGCTGGCAAGTATTCATTGGAACCTTGGTAATATCTGTAAAAGAAAGTCTTATTCCTTTGGAGTAATGCCTGTTCATAAAACAGATGAAGGCAAAGAAGAGTTTTTATTCAAAAATCTTCAGGATCCTTTTTATGCCGTAGATTCAAGAGCGTACCAGTTTATAGAGCCGGATCATGACCGTTTTGAAGAACTTGGGATGACTATCATGGCGATTGAGAAGTTCCGTCCTCATATCAATCTGGAAAGAGCGGTAATGGCGGTTCGCTTTTCAGAAGAAATATTCGGAACACAGTTTCATCCTGAAGCTAATCCTGAATCTTTGATCGAAAATCTGAAAGATGAAAAAAACAGAGAAGCTATGATCGAAAATTTCGGTATGGAGAAATATCTTGAAACGATCGACAGAATAGACGATGAGGATAAAATCATTCTGACCAGACATCAGATCCTTCCGAGATTCCTTCAGTTTGCAAAAAAAAACATTTTGAAAGAAGCTGAGACTTTGGCTTAA